From Humisphaera borealis, the proteins below share one genomic window:
- a CDS encoding class II fumarate hydratase produces MSAPQFRTEKDSMGEMQIPADAYYGAQTGRAVENFPISDLRFSRRFIAAMGLIKWSCAEVNHKLGFLDDKRKTLIQQAADEVIAGKLDAQFVVDIFQTGSGTSTNMNTNEVIASRANEIATGKRGGKDPVHPNDHVNMEQSSNDSIPTAIHVSAAVAINESLVPALEHLQKVLEAKAKQYDDVVKIGRTHLQDATPIRLGQEISGYAAQAKLGVMRAHKAINALRELPLGGTAVGTGINSHPDFAKQAIAVIARKSGIDFVEAANHFEAQASKDGVVEASGQLKTIAISLSKIANDIRWLSSGPRCGIGEINIPSTQPGSSIMPGKVNPVMSEMALMVAAQVVGNDTTIAFAGSGLGSTFELNVMMPVMAYNLLQSIDLLAKAARVFADRCAAGIEADKARCEGLVEQSLAMCTSLAPVIGYDKAADIAKESHKTGKTVRQVAAERKLMSDAELNKVLDARRMTEPQADMVGSGGG; encoded by the coding sequence ATGTCCGCACCCCAATTCCGCACCGAAAAAGACTCGATGGGCGAGATGCAGATTCCCGCCGACGCCTACTACGGCGCCCAGACCGGCCGGGCGGTCGAGAACTTTCCGATCTCCGACCTGCGCTTCAGCCGCCGGTTCATCGCCGCGATGGGCCTGATCAAATGGTCCTGCGCCGAAGTGAATCACAAGCTCGGGTTTCTCGATGACAAGCGGAAGACCCTGATCCAGCAGGCCGCCGACGAGGTGATCGCCGGCAAGCTCGACGCGCAGTTCGTCGTGGATATCTTCCAGACCGGCAGCGGCACCTCGACGAACATGAACACCAACGAGGTGATCGCCAGCCGCGCCAATGAAATCGCCACCGGCAAACGCGGCGGGAAGGACCCCGTCCACCCCAACGACCATGTGAACATGGAGCAAAGCTCCAACGACAGCATCCCGACGGCGATCCACGTGTCGGCCGCCGTCGCGATCAACGAATCGCTCGTGCCGGCGCTGGAACACCTTCAGAAGGTGCTGGAGGCCAAGGCCAAGCAGTACGACGACGTTGTAAAGATCGGCCGAACGCACCTTCAGGACGCCACCCCCATCCGCCTGGGTCAGGAGATCTCCGGCTACGCCGCGCAGGCAAAGCTTGGCGTCATGCGGGCCCACAAGGCGATCAACGCGCTGCGCGAATTGCCGCTGGGCGGGACGGCCGTCGGCACGGGCATCAATTCGCACCCCGACTTCGCCAAACAGGCGATCGCCGTCATCGCCCGCAAGAGCGGCATCGACTTCGTCGAAGCGGCAAACCACTTTGAAGCCCAGGCCTCGAAAGACGGCGTCGTCGAGGCTTCGGGACAGCTCAAGACCATCGCGATCAGCCTGAGCAAAATTGCCAACGACATCCGCTGGCTGTCGAGCGGTCCCCGATGTGGTATCGGCGAGATCAACATCCCCAGCACGCAGCCGGGCAGCAGCATCATGCCGGGCAAGGTGAACCCCGTCATGAGCGAGATGGCGCTGATGGTCGCGGCGCAGGTCGTCGGCAACGACACCACGATCGCGTTCGCCGGCTCCGGGCTCGGCAGCACCTTCGAGCTGAACGTGATGATGCCGGTGATGGCGTACAACCTGCTGCAGTCGATCGATCTGCTTGCCAAGGCCGCTCGAGTCTTTGCCGACCGCTGTGCCGCCGGCATCGAAGCCGACAAGGCCCGCTGCGAAGGCCTCGTCGAGCAGAGCCTGGCGATGTGCACGAGCCTGGCCCCGGTCATCGGCTATGACAAGGCCGCCGACATCGCCAAGGAAAGCCACAAGACCGGCAAGACGGTCCGCCAGGTCGCGGCAGAGCGGAAGCTGATGAGCGACGCGGAACTGAACAAGGTGCTGGACGCCCGGCGGATGACCGAACCGCAGGCGGACATGGTGGGCAGCGGCGGGGGTTGA
- a CDS encoding CDP-alcohol phosphatidyltransferase family protein, with the protein MIRHVPNALTGGRLVLAAVFFVLLSFYQHDGRGDPWLLNTAFIIYVIALITDFLDGYLARRWKVEGAFGRVVDPLVDKVLVLGSFIFFAGKNFIVAETARAMSPGSQDVVKTVSGVAPGIVVLLLTRELLVTSLRGVAESGGQAFGAAFIGKFKMVFQSGTILVILIYVNYIAHSTTLSPDTKWAAAVVRDICIWATVAITVWSGLTYVGKAVSMYRRGNT; encoded by the coding sequence ATGATCCGCCATGTGCCCAATGCACTGACTGGTGGCCGGCTCGTGCTGGCCGCGGTCTTTTTTGTTCTCCTGTCGTTCTACCAGCACGACGGCCGGGGTGACCCGTGGCTGCTGAACACCGCGTTCATCATTTACGTCATCGCGTTGATCACCGATTTTCTGGACGGCTACCTCGCCCGGCGATGGAAGGTGGAGGGCGCGTTCGGCCGGGTCGTTGATCCCCTGGTGGACAAGGTGCTGGTGCTGGGGAGCTTCATCTTTTTCGCCGGGAAGAACTTCATCGTTGCCGAAACCGCCCGGGCGATGTCGCCGGGCTCACAGGACGTGGTCAAGACCGTTTCGGGTGTTGCCCCTGGTATTGTCGTACTGCTGCTCACGCGCGAACTGCTGGTTACCAGCCTGCGCGGTGTCGCAGAGAGTGGCGGGCAGGCGTTCGGGGCGGCGTTTATTGGCAAGTTCAAGATGGTTTTCCAATCGGGGACCATCCTGGTCATCCTCATTTACGTCAACTACATCGCCCATTCGACCACGCTCAGCCCCGACACCAAATGGGCCGCGGCGGTCGTCCGCGACATCTGCATCTGGGCCACCGTCGCGATCACCGTCTGGAGCGGACTGACGTACGTCGGCAAGGCGGTTTCGATGTATCGCCGGGGGAACACTTAG
- a CDS encoding ribonuclease D produces the protein MTDRESTPKNPASKDKSRFSWRSAHRDKAHSAAHDGDEPELPPQQIDEHPLVPRGHALLVTADAELAKLIDRLRQAGTFAYDSEFIGELSYHPKLCLIQVASAHEVALIDPIADIDLMPFWELLADPAVEKIVHAGQQDVEPVVRHLGRGPANVFDTQIAAGMCSFPYPVSLGKLTLELTGVRLGKGLTFSHWDQRPLSKQQLRYAADDVRYLPRLHDELKSRLDARGFLPWVRQECDAMCEPSQYRFDPQTQWLRIKGAGSLDARHAGVLRQLVIWRNASAKETDVPPRAFLKDEVLVDMARTPIRSVDKLQRVKGLPRPVEIEFGQAIVDATTRGLADPVTNLEESANQEPTPSEKFQTDALLSAAQLICFSKGIDPSLVGSRADFTELYYALRDSAEVGELHVMTGWRKEAAGDEVAALFAGTKGFAFKWKDGLAR, from the coding sequence ATGACCGACCGTGAATCCACCCCCAAAAATCCTGCGTCCAAAGACAAGTCGCGATTTTCCTGGCGCTCGGCGCATCGCGACAAGGCTCACTCGGCTGCCCACGACGGCGACGAACCCGAACTCCCGCCCCAGCAGATTGACGAACACCCCCTGGTACCCCGGGGCCATGCCCTGCTCGTCACGGCCGACGCCGAACTGGCCAAACTCATCGACCGGCTGCGGCAGGCAGGCACCTTCGCCTACGACAGCGAGTTCATCGGCGAACTGTCGTACCACCCCAAGCTCTGCCTGATCCAGGTCGCGTCGGCACACGAAGTCGCGCTGATCGACCCGATCGCCGACATCGACCTCATGCCGTTCTGGGAATTGCTGGCCGACCCCGCCGTCGAGAAGATCGTTCATGCCGGCCAGCAGGATGTCGAGCCGGTGGTGCGGCACCTGGGCCGGGGCCCGGCGAACGTGTTCGACACGCAGATCGCCGCCGGCATGTGCTCGTTTCCGTACCCGGTGTCGCTCGGCAAGCTGACGTTGGAATTGACCGGCGTGCGGCTCGGCAAGGGGCTGACCTTCTCCCACTGGGACCAGCGCCCGCTGAGCAAACAGCAACTGCGCTATGCCGCCGACGACGTACGCTACCTGCCGAGACTGCACGACGAGCTCAAGAGCCGTCTGGATGCGCGTGGATTTCTGCCCTGGGTGCGGCAGGAGTGCGACGCGATGTGCGAGCCGTCGCAGTACCGCTTCGACCCGCAAACGCAGTGGCTGCGCATCAAGGGGGCGGGATCGCTCGACGCCAGGCACGCCGGCGTGCTCCGCCAACTGGTGATCTGGCGGAACGCATCGGCGAAGGAAACGGATGTCCCGCCTCGGGCGTTTCTGAAGGACGAAGTGCTCGTGGACATGGCCCGAACGCCGATCCGTTCGGTGGATAAGCTGCAGCGCGTCAAAGGATTGCCCCGGCCGGTGGAGATCGAGTTCGGCCAGGCGATCGTAGACGCCACCACCCGCGGCCTGGCCGACCCCGTGACCAACCTGGAAGAAAGCGCCAACCAGGAGCCGACCCCCAGCGAGAAGTTTCAGACCGACGCCCTGCTGTCGGCGGCGCAGTTGATCTGCTTTTCAAAAGGGATCGACCCGTCACTGGTGGGCAGCCGGGCCGACTTCACCGAATTGTATTACGCCCTGCGTGACAGCGCCGAAGTCGGCGAACTTCACGTGATGACCGGCTGGCGGAAGGAAGCCGCCGGCGACGAAGTTGCGGCGCTGTTCGCGGGGACGAAGGGCTTCGCGTTCAAGTGGAAAGACGGGTTGGCGCGGTAG
- a CDS encoding DUF4432 family protein produces MPKKVIASAQPFDTTKFVHPAQVGGIEAYSFDNGAARGGRALLVNTGGGLRYRLLVDRGLDIDQAFFNQHSLAFLTHKGVTPPAQGLERGIDWLKTFPGGLLTSCGPFNIGAPSTDAGEDLPLHGPHSNTPAEIESVVQPDPHAGRNEMSVVGVFRYGRLFGPNLTLRRTIRSTLGQNAIHFTDVFYNAGNQPVPHAWLLHINLGYPLVDGGAEFCYDAKVVPLGNPVAQARFKPGGDYKKVPNPLEAHRGSTEAVAYLYPKASRDGSTTVGLVNRKVGVGIAIDYNTKQFGRCVNWQHWGPGEYVTALEPSNGSVEGRAKDRAEGVMDMLEVGESKTYEYSLRILGDRAGIDELRALNG; encoded by the coding sequence TTGCCCAAGAAAGTCATCGCGTCAGCCCAGCCTTTCGACACCACCAAGTTCGTCCACCCCGCCCAGGTCGGCGGGATCGAGGCCTACAGCTTCGACAACGGAGCCGCCCGCGGCGGGCGGGCGCTGCTGGTTAACACCGGCGGCGGCCTCCGCTATCGCCTGCTTGTTGACCGCGGGCTTGATATCGACCAAGCCTTCTTCAACCAGCATTCGCTCGCCTTCCTGACGCACAAAGGCGTCACACCGCCGGCCCAGGGGCTCGAACGCGGTATCGACTGGCTCAAGACTTTTCCCGGCGGATTGCTGACCAGTTGCGGGCCGTTCAACATCGGTGCACCGAGCACCGACGCCGGCGAAGACCTGCCACTTCACGGGCCTCATTCCAATACGCCGGCCGAGATCGAATCGGTCGTCCAGCCCGACCCGCACGCCGGGAGGAATGAGATGTCGGTCGTCGGCGTGTTCCGCTACGGCCGGCTGTTCGGGCCGAATCTGACCCTGCGGCGGACCATCCGCTCGACGCTCGGCCAAAACGCGATCCACTTCACCGACGTGTTTTATAACGCCGGCAACCAGCCCGTTCCCCACGCCTGGCTGCTGCACATCAACCTCGGGTATCCGCTGGTCGATGGCGGCGCCGAGTTCTGCTACGACGCGAAGGTCGTCCCGCTGGGCAACCCCGTCGCCCAGGCCCGCTTCAAGCCCGGCGGCGACTACAAGAAGGTCCCGAACCCGCTCGAAGCACATCGCGGCTCCACCGAAGCTGTCGCCTACCTGTATCCCAAGGCCTCCCGCGACGGCTCCACCACCGTCGGTCTGGTGAATCGAAAGGTCGGCGTCGGTATCGCGATCGACTACAACACGAAGCAGTTCGGCCGATGCGTCAACTGGCAGCATTGGGGACCGGGCGAGTACGTAACGGCACTAGAACCCAGCAACGGCAGCGTGGAAGGGCGTGCGAAAGATCGCGCCGAAGGCGTGATGGACATGCTCGAAGTGGGGGAGTCGAAAACCTACGAATATTCGCTGCGCATCCTGGGCGATCGGGCCGGGATCGACGAACTACGTGCATTGAACGGGTGA
- a CDS encoding GYF domain-containing protein: protein MVLVWHGQASDIDSTTGDAIMGLGSSGICQGTRLRKGPMSSNASDVWYYAANGQQVGPVTSSVLRQMLAAGHLTLDDQVWREGFPDWQAISTLPEFASPVPPVPQGYEVPAGASQPQYPTANVLEYQQPYQPQVSYDPTSHYSNKFIRNRYSDAANTAMVLSIIGIFCFRIVLGPVSLVMGIWSLVGLCRLGIQKGRGMAIAAIAIGGLSTVLVILAFAAIAVM, encoded by the coding sequence GTGGTGCTCGTCTGGCATGGGCAAGCGTCCGACATTGACAGCACTACCGGCGACGCCATCATGGGGCTAGGGAGTTCGGGGATTTGCCAGGGAACTCGCCTGAGGAAGGGACCGATGTCATCCAATGCATCCGATGTCTGGTATTACGCCGCTAACGGGCAGCAGGTGGGGCCGGTGACGTCGTCGGTCCTGCGGCAGATGCTCGCTGCCGGACACTTGACGCTCGACGATCAGGTCTGGCGGGAAGGCTTTCCCGACTGGCAGGCAATCTCGACCCTGCCGGAGTTTGCATCACCGGTGCCGCCCGTTCCCCAGGGGTACGAGGTGCCGGCCGGGGCTTCTCAGCCCCAGTATCCGACGGCCAACGTGCTGGAGTACCAACAACCCTATCAGCCGCAGGTGTCGTATGATCCGACATCGCATTATTCGAACAAGTTCATCCGCAACCGCTACAGCGACGCGGCCAACACGGCGATGGTGCTGTCGATCATCGGGATTTTCTGCTTCCGCATCGTCCTCGGGCCGGTTTCGCTGGTCATGGGGATCTGGTCGCTGGTCGGCCTGTGCAGGCTCGGCATTCAGAAAGGCCGGGGGATGGCGATTGCGGCGATTGCCATCGGAGGCTTGTCGACGGTTCTTGTGATCCTTGCATTCGCCGCGATTGCCGTGATGTGA
- a CDS encoding Dabb family protein, whose protein sequence is MRTTLTSLIVPAFAFLAMVGVVASTSSAAAPAKENGGVMYHVVSLKFKESATPEQIKAVEQAFGDLKGKIAEIKTLTWGTNVSPEKHDKGFTHVFVLTFATAKDRDAYLVHPDHKAFGKVLGPIMADVFVVDFVAKE, encoded by the coding sequence ATGCGAACCACCCTCACCTCCCTTATCGTGCCCGCCTTCGCGTTCCTGGCGATGGTCGGCGTTGTCGCCTCAACCTCGTCCGCCGCTGCGCCGGCCAAGGAGAACGGTGGCGTCATGTACCACGTCGTCTCGCTGAAGTTCAAAGAATCCGCCACCCCCGAGCAGATCAAGGCGGTCGAGCAGGCGTTCGGCGACCTCAAGGGCAAGATCGCTGAGATCAAGACCCTGACCTGGGGCACCAACGTCAGCCCCGAGAAGCACGACAAGGGCTTCACGCACGTCTTTGTGCTGACCTTCGCCACCGCCAAGGACCGCGACGCCTATCTGGTGCACCCGGATCACAAGGCGTTCGGCAAGGTGCTCGGCCCGATCATGGCCGATGTGTTCGTGGTCGATTTTGTCGCGAAGGAATAA
- a CDS encoding FmdB family zinc ribbon protein translates to MPVYEYTCEKCNNRFDELVRSMATEAKPACPACGSPKTNKVLSVFAVGGEGAAKSSSGGGDDPMCGRCGGAPGSCQM, encoded by the coding sequence GTGCCCGTTTACGAATACACCTGCGAAAAATGTAACAATCGGTTCGACGAACTCGTGAGATCGATGGCGACCGAGGCCAAGCCGGCCTGCCCGGCTTGCGGGTCGCCGAAGACGAATAAGGTGCTCAGCGTCTTCGCCGTCGGCGGTGAAGGGGCGGCCAAGTCGTCGTCCGGCGGCGGCGATGACCCCATGTGCGGCCGCTGCGGCGGAGCACCGGGGTCGTGTCAGATGTGA
- a CDS encoding undecaprenyl-diphosphate phosphatase, whose amino-acid sequence MNDYAISILLGIVEGLTEFLPVSSTAHLRLCKAPLGLDLHDPYWKMYDVVIQFGAVLAVVVYFRKRIADFLRSFPRGRDGSTNLLTHPLSMVLIASVVTAIPAYLLDKKIGENLENLRVIGGALLVGGILMWVIDRMFTRPVVNRLEDISYPQAIFIGAAQILAAAFPGTSRSMSTIAAGQISRLSRPAALEFSFFLSIPIMFAAFAYKLIQAVRGKGSGDQVLTMDAHRWGVLAVGFVVSFFVAWAVIAWFMAWVKRRGFVPFAIYRIILGIVVLAVAWKGA is encoded by the coding sequence ATGAATGACTACGCCATCTCCATCCTGCTTGGCATTGTCGAAGGACTGACAGAGTTCCTGCCGGTCAGTTCGACGGCGCACCTGCGCCTCTGCAAGGCGCCGCTGGGCCTCGATCTGCACGATCCGTACTGGAAGATGTACGACGTCGTGATCCAGTTCGGCGCGGTGCTGGCCGTCGTCGTTTACTTCCGTAAGCGGATTGCCGACTTCCTGCGCAGCTTCCCGCGCGGCCGCGACGGATCGACCAACCTCCTGACGCACCCGCTGTCGATGGTGCTGATCGCGTCCGTGGTCACGGCAATCCCCGCGTATTTGCTCGACAAGAAGATCGGTGAAAACCTTGAAAACCTCCGGGTGATCGGCGGTGCCCTGCTGGTCGGCGGCATCCTGATGTGGGTGATCGACCGCATGTTCACCAGGCCCGTCGTTAACCGCCTGGAAGACATCTCTTACCCGCAGGCGATCTTCATCGGGGCGGCGCAGATCCTGGCGGCGGCGTTTCCCGGCACCAGCCGGTCGATGTCCACGATCGCCGCAGGGCAGATCTCCCGCCTCAGCCGCCCGGCGGCGCTGGAGTTCAGCTTTTTCCTGTCCATCCCGATCATGTTCGCGGCTTTCGCCTACAAGCTCATCCAGGCGGTGCGCGGTAAGGGCTCGGGCGACCAGGTGCTGACGATGGACGCCCATCGCTGGGGCGTGCTGGCGGTCGGATTCGTTGTCTCGTTCTTTGTCGCCTGGGCGGTCATCGCATGGTTCATGGCCTGGGTGAAGCGGCGCGGATTCGTGCCATTCGCGATTTACCGAATCATCCTGGGGATTGTGGTGCTGGCAGTGGCGTGGAAGGGCGCGTAG
- a CDS encoding flagellin N-terminal helical domain-containing protein produces MSRINTNIGALQAQHRLNYNQADLSTRLQRLSTGLKINAGKDAPAGLIASETLRSEIAGITQAVDNSQRANNVINTAEGSLSEVSSLLLEVQSLTNQAANSGALSPQEIAANQLQVDAILNSVNRISNTTQFNGVKLLNGGLDYTLSGVVSADIDIATVNAAKIPDNGAITVAVQVTASAQLGKITYTASGIGGSPTTIEIAGNIGTEQLSFAASAQNSAISFAINQLKESTGVSASVVAGDLEIYSTAYGSTQFVSVKTITGTFTTGKDFGADAAVTINGSAASVEGKVATVRTGDLDITLDLDAAFAQNTATGITSFNITGGGAKFQLGERVERQGQVNIGISSVATTKLGNATVGYLSSLASDGANSLVGGNTIQAQKILDASIKQVAEIRGRLGAFQKNVVETNVNSLNVALENVTAAQSQIRDADFAAETASLTRAQILVQANTSVLAQANASPQNVLSLLG; encoded by the coding sequence TTGAGCCGGATTAATACGAACATTGGCGCGCTTCAGGCCCAGCACCGCCTGAACTACAACCAGGCCGACCTCTCGACGCGGCTGCAGCGTTTGAGCACCGGCTTGAAGATCAACGCGGGCAAGGACGCCCCGGCAGGCCTGATCGCCAGCGAAACGCTCCGCAGCGAAATCGCCGGCATCACGCAGGCCGTCGACAACAGCCAGCGTGCCAACAACGTCATCAACACCGCCGAAGGCAGCCTGAGCGAGGTCTCCAGCCTGCTGCTGGAAGTCCAGAGCCTGACCAACCAGGCCGCCAACAGCGGGGCGCTTTCGCCGCAGGAAATCGCCGCCAACCAGCTACAGGTCGATGCCATCCTCAACAGCGTCAACCGCATCAGCAACACCACGCAGTTCAACGGCGTGAAGCTGCTGAACGGCGGGCTCGATTACACGCTCAGCGGCGTGGTGTCGGCTGACATCGACATCGCCACCGTCAACGCGGCCAAGATCCCCGACAACGGAGCGATCACCGTTGCCGTGCAGGTGACTGCCAGCGCCCAGCTCGGCAAGATCACCTACACCGCATCGGGCATTGGCGGCTCACCGACCACGATCGAGATCGCCGGCAACATCGGCACCGAGCAGCTCAGCTTCGCCGCCAGCGCACAGAACAGCGCCATCTCGTTTGCGATCAACCAGCTCAAGGAATCGACCGGCGTGTCGGCGTCGGTCGTCGCCGGCGACCTGGAGATCTACTCCACCGCGTACGGCAGCACGCAGTTCGTATCGGTCAAGACCATCACCGGTACCTTCACGACCGGCAAGGACTTCGGTGCCGACGCCGCCGTCACCATCAACGGCTCGGCCGCCAGCGTCGAGGGCAAGGTCGCCACGGTCCGCACCGGCGACCTGGACATCACGCTTGACCTCGACGCGGCGTTCGCCCAGAACACCGCGACGGGCATCACGAGCTTCAACATCACCGGCGGCGGGGCAAAGTTCCAGCTCGGCGAGCGTGTCGAACGCCAGGGCCAGGTCAACATCGGCATCAGCTCCGTTGCGACGACCAAGCTCGGCAACGCGACGGTCGGTTACCTGTCCAGCCTGGCGAGCGACGGTGCCAATTCGCTGGTCGGCGGGAACACGATCCAGGCACAGAAGATTCTGGACGCGTCGATCAAGCAGGTCGCCGAGATTCGCGGCCGGCTGGGCGCGTTCCAGAAGAACGTCGTCGAAACGAACGTGAACAGCCTGAACGTGGCGTTGGAAAACGTGACCGCCGCCCAGAGCCAGATCCGTGACGCCGACTTCGCCGCCGAAACCGCGTCGCTGACGCGGGCGCAGATCCTTGTGCAGGCCAACACATCGGTACTCGCCCAGGCGAACGCCAGCCCGCAGAACGTGCTGTCGCTGCTGGGTTGA
- a CDS encoding S10 family peptidase encodes MPARQFTLLALFFALLTPLPVPEVRAESPATKPATQPATEARPADAKPPEEKRTDGKSDKNLSVTEGQITIAGKPVKYTATAGTYPLKEDGGKTKADLFFIAYEKHPRPATADEAAKRPITFVFNGGPGAASVWLHLGTAGPVRVKLSDKGEALPPPYKTVENEFSWLAATDMVFIDPVGTGYSRAAAGEDGKQFYGVEEDLRWVAEFIRLYTTRNLRWPSPKFLAGESYGTTRAAGLSNHLLQRQGIALNGVILISTVLNFQTLSFGNGNDLPYMLFLPTYTATAHYHGKLPEDLQKDLKAALKESEAFAVGPYASILARGASATADERTEAVKKLARLTGLSESVVRKADLRIDSDLFRKSLLLDEQKVVGRFDSRLTGYDPDSLERGSDHDPSFNQFFAAYAGAFNDYARRTLKYESDLQYDVLTGRVQPWNFGRAGNGYLNVADDLERAMRLSPHTKLMVASGHYDLATPYLGAAYTLRQMKLSESLRKNITETFYPGGHMLYHEASGLKQLQADVTKFIEAATGTGATHE; translated from the coding sequence ATGCCCGCTCGCCAGTTCACACTCCTCGCGTTGTTCTTTGCCTTATTGACGCCGCTACCGGTGCCAGAAGTTCGCGCCGAATCGCCTGCCACGAAGCCGGCGACGCAACCGGCAACCGAGGCGCGCCCCGCGGATGCCAAGCCGCCTGAGGAAAAGCGGACGGATGGGAAATCCGACAAGAACCTGTCGGTTACCGAAGGTCAGATCACCATCGCCGGCAAGCCGGTCAAGTACACCGCGACCGCCGGCACCTATCCGCTCAAGGAAGACGGCGGCAAGACCAAGGCGGATCTGTTTTTCATCGCGTACGAGAAGCACCCCCGCCCCGCCACCGCAGACGAAGCCGCCAAGCGGCCGATTACGTTTGTATTCAATGGTGGGCCCGGAGCGGCGTCGGTCTGGCTGCACCTGGGCACCGCCGGGCCGGTGCGGGTGAAACTGTCGGACAAGGGCGAAGCGCTGCCGCCGCCTTACAAGACCGTAGAGAACGAGTTCTCCTGGCTCGCCGCGACCGACATGGTGTTTATCGATCCCGTCGGCACCGGCTACAGCCGGGCGGCGGCGGGCGAGGACGGCAAGCAGTTCTACGGCGTGGAGGAAGACCTGCGATGGGTCGCGGAGTTCATCCGGCTCTACACCACCCGCAATCTCCGCTGGCCGAGCCCCAAGTTCCTCGCCGGGGAGAGCTACGGCACCACCCGCGCCGCCGGCCTGAGCAACCACCTGCTGCAGCGCCAGGGTATTGCCCTCAACGGCGTGATCCTGATCTCGACGGTGCTCAACTTCCAGACACTCTCGTTCGGCAACGGCAACGACCTGCCGTACATGCTCTTCCTGCCGACCTATACAGCGACCGCCCACTACCATGGCAAGCTGCCGGAGGATCTGCAGAAGGATTTGAAGGCGGCGTTGAAGGAGTCGGAGGCGTTCGCGGTCGGGCCTTATGCGAGCATCCTGGCGCGAGGGGCCTCGGCGACTGCCGACGAGCGCACCGAAGCGGTGAAGAAGCTCGCCCGTCTCACCGGATTGTCGGAAAGTGTCGTTCGCAAGGCAGACCTGCGCATCGACTCGGATCTGTTCCGCAAGTCACTGCTGCTGGACGAGCAGAAGGTCGTCGGGCGGTTTGATTCCCGCCTGACGGGGTACGATCCTGACTCCCTCGAACGCGGTTCCGATCACGACCCGAGCTTCAACCAGTTTTTCGCGGCGTACGCCGGGGCTTTTAACGACTACGCCCGACGGACGCTCAAGTACGAGTCCGATCTGCAGTACGACGTGCTGACCGGTCGCGTGCAGCCCTGGAACTTCGGCCGGGCCGGCAACGGCTACCTGAATGTCGCGGACGATCTGGAACGGGCGATGCGGCTGAGCCCCCACACAAAGTTGATGGTCGCCAGCGGTCATTACGACCTGGCGACGCCTTACCTGGGCGCGGCCTACACACTACGGCAGATGAAGCTGAGCGAGTCGCTGCGAAAGAACATCACCGAGACGTTCTACCCCGGTGGACACATGCTGTATCACGAGGCGAGCGGCTTGAAGCAGTTGCAGGCGGACGTGACGAAGTTCATCGAAGCGGCGACCGGCACCGGTGCGACGCACGAATAG